The following are encoded together in the Phyllopteryx taeniolatus isolate TA_2022b chromosome 21, UOR_Ptae_1.2, whole genome shotgun sequence genome:
- the prdm1b gene encoding PR domain zinc finger protein 1 isoform X1 — MKRDSTPGDMSAWREMDFALNCTYIVPDQVSNPSFNLPQAMTSIPRNLSFEYNKDNEVNGVFSKEYIPQGTRFGPLQGDIYTKDNVPKQANRKYFWRIYSNGHLQNFIDGYDVHRSNWMRYVNPARSLTEQNLVACQNGRDIYFYTIRPVETKQELLVWYSQEFAQRLCSQQENTKHKNMNVDDEQENAKQHLPQQMWPKDRMKEEVKEERKDEEVDVEMLGRDTPPDTPDDQIMDFSKKIEKEEKIDRDPEDCGFIPCPQPEQRGLGHGMNPPYLPEHLPALSSDQRNLPLHLHGLYGHREGLVSSYPLYPQSRPLQPTYQLLPPFTSHYPRLLLPSYSPPFPGMLPSRGPLRYGSYLGTDGIPYTPLSNTNLLSMSLPYPSSPQGGLKELTPNVSPPRGAPATPELSPLPKPMSQLPSPEHTSSGCEEAMNLTLDITKGSSGFRNRPGHKSLPYPLRKQNGKIKYECNICSKTFGQLSNLKVHLRVHSGERPFQCNLCKKSFTQLAHLQKHHLVHTGEKPHECQVCQKRFSSTSNLKTHLRLHSGEKPYQCKLCSTKFTQYIHLKLHRRLHSSHDRPYHCQLCSQTFFHRFSLRIHQRSCCTANSGTPVNVHMKEMLERFDASQEADTLTETASAPQVEEAVERWLARTLEGEGKEDQKEATFLLKALTVAINAPVGQSAPPVSQHSSPAAYQERASVVHLHKRSTVKLEGQ, encoded by the exons ATGAAGAGGGATAGCACACCGGGAGATATGAGCGCTTGGAGGGAAATGGACTTCGCGCTCAACTGTACCTACATTGTACCGGATCAGGTGTCAAACCCAAGTTTCAATCTGCCGCAAGCCATGACTTCCATTCCACGCAATTTATCTTTTGAATACAACAAAGACAACGAG GTGAATGGTGTGTTCAGCAAAGAGTACATTCCTCAGGGAACTCGATTTGGACCCCTGCAAGGAGATATTTACACCAAAGACAACGTCCCCAAACAGGCGAACAGAAAATACTTCTGGAGG atttatagcAATGGGCATCTGCAGAACTTCATCGATGGCTATGATGTCCACAGGAGCAACTGGATGCGTTACGTCAACCCGGCACGATCTCTGACCGAGCAGAACCTGGTGGCGTGCCAAAATGGCCGGGATATCTACTTCTACACAATTAGGCCTGTGGAGACCAAACAGGAGTTGCTCGTGTGGTACAGCCAGGAGTTTGCCCAGAGGTTGTGCAGCCAGCAGGAGAATACCAAACACA AAAACATGAATGTTGATGATGAGCAAGAGAACGCCAAACAGCACCTCCCTCAGCAGATGTGGCCCAAGGACAGGATGAAGGAAGAGGTGAAAGAGGAGAGAAAGGATGAAGAAGTGGATGTGGAGATGTTGGGGAGAGACACCCCTCCTGATACTCCTGATGACCAAATCATGGATTTCAGCAAAAAGATTGAAAAAGAGGAGAAGATCGACAGGGATCCAGAGGATTGTGGGTTCATTCCATGCCCTCAGCCTGAACAAAGAGGACTAGGCCATGGAATGAATCCTCCTTACTTACCAGAACACCTCCCTGCACTATCGTCTGATCAACGAAATCTTCCCCTCCACCTCCATGGCCTCTACGGCCACAGGGAAGGGCTGGTGTCATCTTACCCGCTTTACCCTCAATCTAGACCCCTGCAGCCCACCTACCAGCTCCTTCCTCCCTTCACCTCACACTATCCTCGCCTCCTCCTCCCGTCATACTCCCCTCCATTTCCTGGAATGCTGCCGTCCAGAGGACCCCTCCGGTACGGCAGCTATCTGGGCACAGATGGAATCCCATATACTCCCCTGAGCAACACTAATCTACTCTCAATGTCCTTGCCGTACCCGTCATCCCCACAGGGTGGTCTGAAAGAATTAACCCCTAATGTGTCACCACCAAGAGGTGCCCCAGCGACACCCGAGCTCTCTCCTCTTCCCAAGCCAATGAGCCAGCTTCCCTCACCTGAACATACTTCCTCTGGCTGCGAGGAggcaatgaacctaacattgGACATTACCAAAGGCAGCTCAGGGTTCCGCAATCGCCCTGGGCACAAATCCTTGCCCTATCCATTGAGAAAGCAGAATGGAAAAATCAAGTATGAATGTAACATCTGCTCAAAGACGTTTGGACAGCTTTCTAATCTCAAG GTTCACCTCCGAGTGCACAGTGGTGAGAGACCTTTCCAGTGTAACTTGTGTAAAAAGAGTTTCACTCAACTGGCCCATCTACAGAAGCATCACCTCGTCCATACAGGGGAGAAGCCACATGAGTGTCAG GTGTGTCAAAAGCGCTTCAGTAGCACCAGCAACTTGAAAACTCACCTTCGACTCCACTCTGGGGAAAAACCTTACCAGTGCAAGCTGTGCAGCACCAAGTTCACTCAATACATCCACCTCAAACTGCACCGCCGCTTACACAGCAGCCATGACCGTCCTTACCACTGTCAGCTGTGCTCCCAGACCTTCTTCCACCGTTTCTCCCTTCGCATCCACCAACGCAGCTGCTGCACGGCCAATTCCGGCACACCCGTCAATGTccacatgaaagaaatgctagaGCGCTTCGATGCCAGCCAGGAGGCCGACACGCTCACGGAAACTGCATCAGCGCCACAGGTGGAGGAGGCTGTGGAGAGATGGCTTGCTCGTACTTTGGAAGGTGAGGGGAAGGAAGACCAGAAAGAGGCCACCTTTCTGCTGAAAGCTCTGACTGTGGCTATTAACGCACCCGTAGGCCAATCAGCACCGCCTGTTTCCCAACACAGCTCTCCAGCAGCCTATCAGGAAAGAGCTAGCGTCGTCCATCTCCACAAGCGTTCAACAGTGAAATTGGAGGGTCAGTGA
- the prdm1b gene encoding PR domain zinc finger protein 1 isoform X2: MAGIYSNGHLQNFIDGYDVHRSNWMRYVNPARSLTEQNLVACQNGRDIYFYTIRPVETKQELLVWYSQEFAQRLCSQQENTKHKNMNVDDEQENAKQHLPQQMWPKDRMKEEVKEERKDEEVDVEMLGRDTPPDTPDDQIMDFSKKIEKEEKIDRDPEDCGFIPCPQPEQRGLGHGMNPPYLPEHLPALSSDQRNLPLHLHGLYGHREGLVSSYPLYPQSRPLQPTYQLLPPFTSHYPRLLLPSYSPPFPGMLPSRGPLRYGSYLGTDGIPYTPLSNTNLLSMSLPYPSSPQGGLKELTPNVSPPRGAPATPELSPLPKPMSQLPSPEHTSSGCEEAMNLTLDITKGSSGFRNRPGHKSLPYPLRKQNGKIKYECNICSKTFGQLSNLKVHLRVHSGERPFQCNLCKKSFTQLAHLQKHHLVHTGEKPHECQVCQKRFSSTSNLKTHLRLHSGEKPYQCKLCSTKFTQYIHLKLHRRLHSSHDRPYHCQLCSQTFFHRFSLRIHQRSCCTANSGTPVNVHMKEMLERFDASQEADTLTETASAPQVEEAVERWLARTLEGEGKEDQKEATFLLKALTVAINAPVGQSAPPVSQHSSPAAYQERASVVHLHKRSTVKLEGQ; encoded by the exons ATGGCAGGG atttatagcAATGGGCATCTGCAGAACTTCATCGATGGCTATGATGTCCACAGGAGCAACTGGATGCGTTACGTCAACCCGGCACGATCTCTGACCGAGCAGAACCTGGTGGCGTGCCAAAATGGCCGGGATATCTACTTCTACACAATTAGGCCTGTGGAGACCAAACAGGAGTTGCTCGTGTGGTACAGCCAGGAGTTTGCCCAGAGGTTGTGCAGCCAGCAGGAGAATACCAAACACA AAAACATGAATGTTGATGATGAGCAAGAGAACGCCAAACAGCACCTCCCTCAGCAGATGTGGCCCAAGGACAGGATGAAGGAAGAGGTGAAAGAGGAGAGAAAGGATGAAGAAGTGGATGTGGAGATGTTGGGGAGAGACACCCCTCCTGATACTCCTGATGACCAAATCATGGATTTCAGCAAAAAGATTGAAAAAGAGGAGAAGATCGACAGGGATCCAGAGGATTGTGGGTTCATTCCATGCCCTCAGCCTGAACAAAGAGGACTAGGCCATGGAATGAATCCTCCTTACTTACCAGAACACCTCCCTGCACTATCGTCTGATCAACGAAATCTTCCCCTCCACCTCCATGGCCTCTACGGCCACAGGGAAGGGCTGGTGTCATCTTACCCGCTTTACCCTCAATCTAGACCCCTGCAGCCCACCTACCAGCTCCTTCCTCCCTTCACCTCACACTATCCTCGCCTCCTCCTCCCGTCATACTCCCCTCCATTTCCTGGAATGCTGCCGTCCAGAGGACCCCTCCGGTACGGCAGCTATCTGGGCACAGATGGAATCCCATATACTCCCCTGAGCAACACTAATCTACTCTCAATGTCCTTGCCGTACCCGTCATCCCCACAGGGTGGTCTGAAAGAATTAACCCCTAATGTGTCACCACCAAGAGGTGCCCCAGCGACACCCGAGCTCTCTCCTCTTCCCAAGCCAATGAGCCAGCTTCCCTCACCTGAACATACTTCCTCTGGCTGCGAGGAggcaatgaacctaacattgGACATTACCAAAGGCAGCTCAGGGTTCCGCAATCGCCCTGGGCACAAATCCTTGCCCTATCCATTGAGAAAGCAGAATGGAAAAATCAAGTATGAATGTAACATCTGCTCAAAGACGTTTGGACAGCTTTCTAATCTCAAG GTTCACCTCCGAGTGCACAGTGGTGAGAGACCTTTCCAGTGTAACTTGTGTAAAAAGAGTTTCACTCAACTGGCCCATCTACAGAAGCATCACCTCGTCCATACAGGGGAGAAGCCACATGAGTGTCAG GTGTGTCAAAAGCGCTTCAGTAGCACCAGCAACTTGAAAACTCACCTTCGACTCCACTCTGGGGAAAAACCTTACCAGTGCAAGCTGTGCAGCACCAAGTTCACTCAATACATCCACCTCAAACTGCACCGCCGCTTACACAGCAGCCATGACCGTCCTTACCACTGTCAGCTGTGCTCCCAGACCTTCTTCCACCGTTTCTCCCTTCGCATCCACCAACGCAGCTGCTGCACGGCCAATTCCGGCACACCCGTCAATGTccacatgaaagaaatgctagaGCGCTTCGATGCCAGCCAGGAGGCCGACACGCTCACGGAAACTGCATCAGCGCCACAGGTGGAGGAGGCTGTGGAGAGATGGCTTGCTCGTACTTTGGAAGGTGAGGGGAAGGAAGACCAGAAAGAGGCCACCTTTCTGCTGAAAGCTCTGACTGTGGCTATTAACGCACCCGTAGGCCAATCAGCACCGCCTGTTTCCCAACACAGCTCTCCAGCAGCCTATCAGGAAAGAGCTAGCGTCGTCCATCTCCACAAGCGTTCAACAGTGAAATTGGAGGGTCAGTGA